GGCTATTTACTATCTGGAGATCCAGCCTACATTCCACGACACGAAGACGCACGCAGTCTGATTCGGAAACTGGAACGAGACGAAATTCTAGAAGAATTAGTCAAGTTCTATATCCGAGAAAACAGAGGGAATACAAAATGAGAATTATGGGCTTGGATGTGGGTACGAAAACTGTAGGCATTGCGATCAGCGATAGTCTTGGTTGGACAGCCCAAGGAATTGAAACAATCAAAATTGATGAGGCGGTAGGTTCTTTCGGGATGAAACGAGTTAAACAGCTGACAGAAGAATATGCGGTGACGGAGTTTGTCGTAGGGTACCCGAAGAATATGAATAATACGATTGGGCCCCGCGGGGAGGCGTCCGAACAGTATGCGGAAAAATTACGCGAAAAGTTCGGACTTCCTGTCGTTTTATGGGATGAACGATTAACTACCATGGCTGCCGAACGCGTTTTAATTGAAGCGGATGTCAGTCGTAAAAAACGTAAATCAGTCATCGATAAAATGGCAGCTGTTATGATTTTACAAGGTTATTTGGATTCACAAAAAAATTAGAGGTGATCACACAATGGAACACGGACAAGAGACAATGACAATCGTAGATGAGAACGGCGAAGAGCACGTATGTGAGGTAATTTTAACATTTGATTCAAAAGAATATGAAAGATCTTATGTGCTTTACCACATTTTAGATGGAGAAGAGAGAGACGATGACGAGGAAGTTGAAATCCATGCATCCGCCTTTATTCCAACTGAAGAAGGACAAGACGGTGGATCACTTCTTGAAATCGAATCCGATGAAGAA
This window of the Sporosarcina ureae genome carries:
- a CDS encoding IreB family regulatory phosphoprotein, which encodes MNSSDETMKFNFPEESMEEEVKTVMLHVYKSLEEKGYNPINQMVGYLLSGDPAYIPRHEDARSLIRKLERDEILEELVKFYIRENRGNTK
- the ruvX gene encoding Holliday junction resolvase RuvX, whose protein sequence is MRIMGLDVGTKTVGIAISDSLGWTAQGIETIKIDEAVGSFGMKRVKQLTEEYAVTEFVVGYPKNMNNTIGPRGEASEQYAEKLREKFGLPVVLWDERLTTMAAERVLIEADVSRKKRKSVIDKMAAVMILQGYLDSQKN
- a CDS encoding DUF1292 domain-containing protein — protein: MEHGQETMTIVDENGEEHVCEVILTFDSKEYERSYVLYHILDGEERDDDEEVEIHASAFIPTEEGQDGGSLLEIESDEEWDMIEEVLNTFLEEEDE